One part of the Cyprinus carpio isolate SPL01 chromosome B12, ASM1834038v1, whole genome shotgun sequence genome encodes these proteins:
- the LOC109067076 gene encoding macrophage-capping protein-like produces the protein MLPFQAAPGQFADEVRQPGLRCWRVEKMKAVPLAQAEVGAFFNGDSYLVLDNRGDQGADLHMWIGEKSSRDEQVACAMLATQLDNFLGGDPVQHRQVQGYESPEFMNLFPRGVSYKEGGVESGFRKSQSGSGPVKRLYQIKGKRNIRAKEVDLSWKSFNKGDCFILDLGETIVSWIGSQANIFEKQKVREIAALIRDTDRHGKAQITSISEGDETQEMLEVLGPMPELKESTPEEDSQADASNSASLYKVSDATGSMKLTKVSEKSPFAKDLLVRDDCFILDNGANGKIFVWKGSGENAEEKRAALKMADDFIQQMNYPKMKTQVEILPQGRETVIFKQFFQSWN, from the exons ATGCTCCCATTTCAGGCCGCTCCAGGACAGTTTGCGGATGAGGTCAGACAGCCAGGACTGAGATGCTGGCGAGTGGAGAAGATGAAGGCTGTTCCTCTGGCCCAAGCTGAGGTGGGGGCTTTCTTCAATGGTGACTCCTACCTTGTGCTGGATAACCGGGGTGACCAGGGAGCAGACCTCCACATGTGGATCG GAGAGAAATCATCTCGTGATGAGCAGGTAGCTTGTGCCATGTTGGCTACACAGCTGGACAACTTCCTGGGTGGAGATCCGGTCCAGCACCGGCAAGTTCAAGGCTACGAGTCCCCAGAGTTCATGAACCTTTTCCCCCGAGGTGTCAGCTATAAG GAGGGAGGCGTGGAGTCTGGCTTCAGAAAATCACAGTCTGGATCTGGACCCGTTAAGAGGTTATACCAAATCAAAGGGAAGCGTAACATAAGAGCCAAAGAAGTGGATTTGAGCTGGAAGAGCTTTAACAAAGGAGACTGCTTTATACTTGACCTGGGCGAG ACGATTGTGTCATGGATAGGATCTCAGGCAAACATCTTTGAGAAGCAGAAGGTGAGGGAGATCGCCGCTCTGATCAGAGACACCGATAGACACGGCAAAGCCCAGATCACCAGCATCAGTGAGGGAGATGAGACACAGGAAATGCTAGAG GTACTTGGTCCAATGCCAGAGCTGAAAGAAAGCACTCCAGAGGAGGACAGCCAAGCAGATGCATCCAATTCTGCCTCCCTCTACAAG GTTTCAGATGCAACAGGGTCGATGAAGTTGACCAAGGTGTCAGAGAAAAGTCCATTTGCCAAGGACTTGCTGGTACGTGATGACTGCTTTATCCTGGACAATGGGGCCAATGGAAAAATCTTTGTTTGGAAAGGTa gtgGAGAAAATGCAGAAGAGAAGAGGGCTGCTCTGAAAATGGCAGATGACTTCATTCAGCAAATGAATTATCCCAAGATGAAAACACAG GTGGAGATTTTACCACAGGGCAGAGAGACCGTTATCTTTAAACAGTTCTTCCAAAGctggaattaa
- the LOC109053604 gene encoding E3 ubiquitin-protein ligase TRIM39-like, translating into MAVIIQVQSSDYADDELKLGLREHQRSVSPETLSAHLPPQHFIMGEQANTLKSILKDNSMARNMPQKQSNSVGVVRWTLSEKDIQVHSSAPTSPFKNSSGFSTRSQQRQRQQGLNDLRSLDECIRFINHWKQQVAQVCKNEDDPGEGCSSQAERQIDPRTERSLEECHKLILQWASELQSVDKLSKKNPWMKERIVEEEEEDTKEDKDQSEGVQKITNWAKEIKSVSESSGMLGDELARLLRLLGLKKKKLVSLMPLLEFITWSLLKEDSKGMVPHLWLSAKQRTWKAGMPRYIPNSVWNWIVSAGADVTLDPMTNQAWLQLSDDHKKVQEGLTEASLPYSPQRFDSLPCVLGWEGYMSGHHYWEVEFANNGYWKVGVTTTSSKRHGRFPMNPSTGYWVLWRSTRQFFACTNPETALPLLLVPQRMGIYIDYEEGQISFYNAENKSHIYTFTGHFREKLYPFFALLDGRGVITVWSPKEHSRF; encoded by the exons ATGGCAGTAATAATTCAGGTCCAAAGTTCAGATTATGCAGATGATGAGCTAAAACTGGGGCTGAGAGAGCACCAACGTTCAGTTTCACCAGAAACCCTCAGCGCTCACTTGCCTCCCCAACACTTCATCATGG GTGAACAGGCAAACACTCTGAAGAGCATCCTGAAGGACAACAGTATGGCACGTAACA TGCCCCAGAAGCAGAGTAATTCTGTTGGGGTTGTGCGCTGGACACTATCAGAGAAAGATATTCAGGTCCACAGTTCTGCACCCACCAGCCCCTTCAAGAACAGTAGTGGGTTTTCTACCCGTTCACAG CAAAGGCAACGTCAGCAAGGCCTGAACGATCTCCGGAGTTTGGATGAGTGCATCAGATTTATAAACCACTGGAAGCAACAGGTGGCACAAGTTTGCAAG AATGAGGATGATCCCGGTGAAGGGTGCAGCAGTCAGGCAGAGAGGCAGATCGACCCCAGAACTGAGCGCAGTCTTGAAGAGTGTCACAAGCTTATTCTGCAGTGGGCCAGTGAACTTCAAAGTGTAGACAAG CTGTCTAAAAAGAATCCATGGATGAAGGAGAGGATTgttgaagaggaagaagaggacaCAAAGGAGGATAAAGATCAGAGCGAGGGGGTGCAGAAGATCACAAACTGGGCCAAAGAGATAAAGAGTGTGTCAGAG AGCTCTGGAATGCTGGGAGATGAACTGGCACGGCTGTTGCGTCTCCTGgggctgaagaagaagaaactggTTTCCCTCATGCCACTGCTGGAGTTCATCACTTGGAGTTTGCTGAAAGAAGACAGCAAG ggcATGGTTCCTCATCTATGGCTTTCAGCTAAGCAACGCACCTGGAAAGCTG gcATGCCACGATACATCCCTAATTCAG tctggaACTGGATTGTCAGTGCAGGAG CTGATGTAACTCTTGATCCCATGACCAACCAAGCTTGGCTGCAGCTCTCTGATGACCACAAGAAAGTTCAGGAGGGCCTAACAGAGGCCAGTCTGCCTTACAGCCCTCAGCGATTTGACAGCTTGCCCTGCGTCCTAGGCTGGGAGGGCTACATGAGTGGCCACCATTACTGGGAAGTGGAATTTGCAAACAATGGTTATTGGAAAGTTGGAGTGACAACTACTTCCTCAAAAAGGCATGGCCGCTTTCCAATGAATCCTTCTACTGGTTATTGGGTCCTGTGGCGCAGCACACGTCAGTTTTTCGCATGCACCAATCCCGAAACAGCATTGCCACTGCTGCTGGTGCCCCAACGGATGGGAATATACATTGATTACGAGGAGGGGCAGATTTCCTTCTACAATGCAGAGAACAAATCACACATCTACACCTTTACGGGACACTTTCGTGAGAAGCTGTACCCTTTCTTTGCCCTGCTTGATGGCAGGGGAGTCATAACCGTATGGTCTCCTAAAGAACATAGCCGCTTTTAA
- the LOC109100130 gene encoding major facilitator superfamily domain-containing protein 8 isoform X1 — translation MDRIGQTDCQHSGITNQILSFSWEGGTFSGTSILLPLLSKTTLINPTESRMEHLETTPMFMTSGGDADRSRWRSIRVMYFTMFLSSVGFTIVITSIWPYLKKIDKSADASFLGWVVAAYSLGQMVASPLFGLWSNHRPRQEPLVCSLFINVSANIYYAYVSLPSSHKKIHMLLARTFVGIGAGNVAVVRSYVAGATSLKERTCAMANMSACQALGFILGPALQAALSFIGETGVTVNVIQLQVNMYTAPALLAACFGIINILLVILVLREHCVDDHGNHIRAINYTSEEQVDVAPEAEGDIDQIAVFTSNVLFFVILFIFAVFETISTPLSMDMFAWTRKEAVLYNGIILAAIGFESILVFVVVKVVSARVGDRPLLLGGLILIFVGFFILLPWGNQYPKIQWADIQNNTGLAPTQPSNTSLEPTGCPYKQAWCLFTPVIHLAQYITSDILIGVGYPTCNVMSYTLYSKILGPKPQGVYMGWLTASGSGARTLGPVFVSQVYTILGPRWAFSVICGIVLVAIVFLSAMYKRLVAFSIRHGRIEERHD, via the exons ATGGATAGGATTGGGCAAACAGACTGTCAACACAGTGGTATAACCAATCAAATCCTCTCTTTTAGCTGGGAGGGCGGGACATTTAGTGGAACCTCGATCTTATTGCCTCTGCTCTCTAAAACG ACCCTAATAAATCCGACTGAGTCCAGAATGGAGCACTTGGAAACAACGCCGATGTTCATGACAAG TGGTGGGGATGCAGACAGAAGCCGCTGGAGGTCCATCAGGGTCATGTACTTCACCATGTTCCTTAGCAGCGTTG gttttaCGATTGTCATTACTTCCATATGGCCCTATCTGAAGAAA attGATAAGAGTGCAGATGCCAGTTTCTTGGGGTGGGTGGTTGCTGCATACAGTTTGGGTCAGATGGTGGCCTCACCCCTCTTTGGACTGTGGTCCAATCACAGGCCTCGACAAGAGCCTCTAGTCTGCTCTTTATTCATCAACGTCTCTGCTAACATTTACTACGCCTATGTCTCCCTACCTTcctcacacaaaaaaattcacatgctTTTGGCTCGTACATTTGTGGGCATTGGAGCAG GTAATGTAGCAGTTGTGAGGTCCTATGTGGCTGGTGCCACTTCCCTGAAGGAAAGAACCTGTGCAATGGCAAACATGAGTGCCTGCCAAGCTCTCGGCTTCATACTTGGCCCAG CCCTGCAGGCTGCTTTGTCATTCATTGGAGAGACTGGCGTCACTGTGAATGTCATCCAGCTTCAGGTTAATATGTACACTGCTCCAGCGCTGTTGGCCGCCTGCTTCGGGATCATTAACATTCTGCTGGTTATATTAGTCTTGAG GGAGCACTGTGTGGATGACCATGGAAATCATATCCGTGCAATTAACTACACCTCAGAAg AGCAAGTAGATGTGGCTCCTGAGGCAGAAGGTGATATTGACCAGATCGCAGTGTTCACATCTAATGTCCTTTTCTTTGTCATTCTCTTCATTTTTGCTGTGTTTGAAAC TATATCTACTCCTCTATCAATGGACATGTTTGCATGGACAAGGAAAGAAGCTGTTTTGTACAATGGTATCATATTGGCTGCCATTGGGTTTGAGTCCATCCTCGTGTTCGTGGTGGTAAAAGTGGTCTCAGCAcg GGTAGGAGATCGCCCACTGCTACTTGGAGGCTTGATTCTCATATTTGTGGGTTTCTTTATCTTGTTGCCATGGGGAAATCAATATCCTAAAATACAGTGGGCAG ACATTCAGAATAACACTGGACTGGCACCCACTCAACCCTCAAACACTTCTCTGGAGCCCACTGGATGCCCATACAAACAGGCCTGGTGCTTGTTTACCCCTGTAATTCACCTGGCACAGTACATTACCTCTGACATCCTGATTGGAGTGGGTTATCCCACATGCAACGTAATGTCATACACTTTATACTCAAAGATACTAGGCCCCAAACCACag GGCGTTTACATGGGCTGGCTGACAGCATCAGGAAGTGGTGCGCGGACCCTCGGGCCTGTGTTCGTCTCTCAGGTCTACACCATCCTGGGACCCCGATGGGCCTTCAGTGTTATATGTGGCATAGTGCTAGTTGCAATCGTTTTCCTCAGTGCTATGTACAAACGACTTGTCGCCTTCTCCATACGCCATGGAAGGATAGAAGAACGTCATGACTGA
- the LOC109100130 gene encoding major facilitator superfamily domain-containing protein 8 isoform X2, with the protein MSLVESDENTPLLRGEITSGGDADRSRWRSIRVMYFTMFLSSVGFTIVITSIWPYLKKIDKSADASFLGWVVAAYSLGQMVASPLFGLWSNHRPRQEPLVCSLFINVSANIYYAYVSLPSSHKKIHMLLARTFVGIGAGNVAVVRSYVAGATSLKERTCAMANMSACQALGFILGPALQAALSFIGETGVTVNVIQLQVNMYTAPALLAACFGIINILLVILVLREHCVDDHGNHIRAINYTSEEQVDVAPEAEGDIDQIAVFTSNVLFFVILFIFAVFETISTPLSMDMFAWTRKEAVLYNGIILAAIGFESILVFVVVKVVSARVGDRPLLLGGLILIFVGFFILLPWGNQYPKIQWADIQNNTGLAPTQPSNTSLEPTGCPYKQAWCLFTPVIHLAQYITSDILIGVGYPTCNVMSYTLYSKILGPKPQGVYMGWLTASGSGARTLGPVFVSQVYTILGPRWAFSVICGIVLVAIVFLSAMYKRLVAFSIRHGRIEERHD; encoded by the exons ATGTCTCTTGTGGAGTCTGACGAAAACACTCCGCTTCTCAGAGGCGAAATTACAAG TGGTGGGGATGCAGACAGAAGCCGCTGGAGGTCCATCAGGGTCATGTACTTCACCATGTTCCTTAGCAGCGTTG gttttaCGATTGTCATTACTTCCATATGGCCCTATCTGAAGAAA attGATAAGAGTGCAGATGCCAGTTTCTTGGGGTGGGTGGTTGCTGCATACAGTTTGGGTCAGATGGTGGCCTCACCCCTCTTTGGACTGTGGTCCAATCACAGGCCTCGACAAGAGCCTCTAGTCTGCTCTTTATTCATCAACGTCTCTGCTAACATTTACTACGCCTATGTCTCCCTACCTTcctcacacaaaaaaattcacatgctTTTGGCTCGTACATTTGTGGGCATTGGAGCAG GTAATGTAGCAGTTGTGAGGTCCTATGTGGCTGGTGCCACTTCCCTGAAGGAAAGAACCTGTGCAATGGCAAACATGAGTGCCTGCCAAGCTCTCGGCTTCATACTTGGCCCAG CCCTGCAGGCTGCTTTGTCATTCATTGGAGAGACTGGCGTCACTGTGAATGTCATCCAGCTTCAGGTTAATATGTACACTGCTCCAGCGCTGTTGGCCGCCTGCTTCGGGATCATTAACATTCTGCTGGTTATATTAGTCTTGAG GGAGCACTGTGTGGATGACCATGGAAATCATATCCGTGCAATTAACTACACCTCAGAAg AGCAAGTAGATGTGGCTCCTGAGGCAGAAGGTGATATTGACCAGATCGCAGTGTTCACATCTAATGTCCTTTTCTTTGTCATTCTCTTCATTTTTGCTGTGTTTGAAAC TATATCTACTCCTCTATCAATGGACATGTTTGCATGGACAAGGAAAGAAGCTGTTTTGTACAATGGTATCATATTGGCTGCCATTGGGTTTGAGTCCATCCTCGTGTTCGTGGTGGTAAAAGTGGTCTCAGCAcg GGTAGGAGATCGCCCACTGCTACTTGGAGGCTTGATTCTCATATTTGTGGGTTTCTTTATCTTGTTGCCATGGGGAAATCAATATCCTAAAATACAGTGGGCAG ACATTCAGAATAACACTGGACTGGCACCCACTCAACCCTCAAACACTTCTCTGGAGCCCACTGGATGCCCATACAAACAGGCCTGGTGCTTGTTTACCCCTGTAATTCACCTGGCACAGTACATTACCTCTGACATCCTGATTGGAGTGGGTTATCCCACATGCAACGTAATGTCATACACTTTATACTCAAAGATACTAGGCCCCAAACCACag GGCGTTTACATGGGCTGGCTGACAGCATCAGGAAGTGGTGCGCGGACCCTCGGGCCTGTGTTCGTCTCTCAGGTCTACACCATCCTGGGACCCCGATGGGCCTTCAGTGTTATATGTGGCATAGTGCTAGTTGCAATCGTTTTCCTCAGTGCTATGTACAAACGACTTGTCGCCTTCTCCATACGCCATGGAAGGATAGAAGAACGTCATGACTGA
- the LOC109100130 gene encoding major facilitator superfamily domain-containing protein 8 isoform X3 has product MYFTMFLSSVGFTIVITSIWPYLKKIDKSADASFLGWVVAAYSLGQMVASPLFGLWSNHRPRQEPLVCSLFINVSANIYYAYVSLPSSHKKIHMLLARTFVGIGAGNVAVVRSYVAGATSLKERTCAMANMSACQALGFILGPALQAALSFIGETGVTVNVIQLQVNMYTAPALLAACFGIINILLVILVLREHCVDDHGNHIRAINYTSEEQVDVAPEAEGDIDQIAVFTSNVLFFVILFIFAVFETISTPLSMDMFAWTRKEAVLYNGIILAAIGFESILVFVVVKVVSARVGDRPLLLGGLILIFVGFFILLPWGNQYPKIQWADIQNNTGLAPTQPSNTSLEPTGCPYKQAWCLFTPVIHLAQYITSDILIGVGYPTCNVMSYTLYSKILGPKPQGVYMGWLTASGSGARTLGPVFVSQVYTILGPRWAFSVICGIVLVAIVFLSAMYKRLVAFSIRHGRIEERHD; this is encoded by the exons ATGTACTTCACCATGTTCCTTAGCAGCGTTG gttttaCGATTGTCATTACTTCCATATGGCCCTATCTGAAGAAA attGATAAGAGTGCAGATGCCAGTTTCTTGGGGTGGGTGGTTGCTGCATACAGTTTGGGTCAGATGGTGGCCTCACCCCTCTTTGGACTGTGGTCCAATCACAGGCCTCGACAAGAGCCTCTAGTCTGCTCTTTATTCATCAACGTCTCTGCTAACATTTACTACGCCTATGTCTCCCTACCTTcctcacacaaaaaaattcacatgctTTTGGCTCGTACATTTGTGGGCATTGGAGCAG GTAATGTAGCAGTTGTGAGGTCCTATGTGGCTGGTGCCACTTCCCTGAAGGAAAGAACCTGTGCAATGGCAAACATGAGTGCCTGCCAAGCTCTCGGCTTCATACTTGGCCCAG CCCTGCAGGCTGCTTTGTCATTCATTGGAGAGACTGGCGTCACTGTGAATGTCATCCAGCTTCAGGTTAATATGTACACTGCTCCAGCGCTGTTGGCCGCCTGCTTCGGGATCATTAACATTCTGCTGGTTATATTAGTCTTGAG GGAGCACTGTGTGGATGACCATGGAAATCATATCCGTGCAATTAACTACACCTCAGAAg AGCAAGTAGATGTGGCTCCTGAGGCAGAAGGTGATATTGACCAGATCGCAGTGTTCACATCTAATGTCCTTTTCTTTGTCATTCTCTTCATTTTTGCTGTGTTTGAAAC TATATCTACTCCTCTATCAATGGACATGTTTGCATGGACAAGGAAAGAAGCTGTTTTGTACAATGGTATCATATTGGCTGCCATTGGGTTTGAGTCCATCCTCGTGTTCGTGGTGGTAAAAGTGGTCTCAGCAcg GGTAGGAGATCGCCCACTGCTACTTGGAGGCTTGATTCTCATATTTGTGGGTTTCTTTATCTTGTTGCCATGGGGAAATCAATATCCTAAAATACAGTGGGCAG ACATTCAGAATAACACTGGACTGGCACCCACTCAACCCTCAAACACTTCTCTGGAGCCCACTGGATGCCCATACAAACAGGCCTGGTGCTTGTTTACCCCTGTAATTCACCTGGCACAGTACATTACCTCTGACATCCTGATTGGAGTGGGTTATCCCACATGCAACGTAATGTCATACACTTTATACTCAAAGATACTAGGCCCCAAACCACag GGCGTTTACATGGGCTGGCTGACAGCATCAGGAAGTGGTGCGCGGACCCTCGGGCCTGTGTTCGTCTCTCAGGTCTACACCATCCTGGGACCCCGATGGGCCTTCAGTGTTATATGTGGCATAGTGCTAGTTGCAATCGTTTTCCTCAGTGCTATGTACAAACGACTTGTCGCCTTCTCCATACGCCATGGAAGGATAGAAGAACGTCATGACTGA